Below is a window of Candidatus Flexicrinis affinis DNA.
TTCGTGCCGTCACCCGCGCTACAATCGGCCTACCCCTCGCTGACCGGGAGGCCGATATGTTCGCGCGGGCGATCGCCGCGTTTCTAATGCTGCCGGGCGTGTTCATGTTTGCCGTGCCGGTCGTGCTCGCTGCCGCCACCGGCCCCGCGCAGATCGTCCAACCCTTCGGCCTGATTCCGGTCGTCGTGGGCACCGCCGGGGCGCTGTGGTGCGCCCGCGACTTCTACGTGCGCGGCAAGGGCACGCCCGCGCCGTGGATGCCGCCGACCGCGCTTGTGATCGCCGGGCTGTACCGCTACACACGCAACCCGATGTATGGCTCCGGCGTGCTGATCGTCACGGGCTGGGCGATCGCGTTCGGGTCGCTGGTCGTGGCGGGGTACGCGGCGCTGATTGCTGTCGCATTTCATCTGCGCCTCGTGCAGTACGAGGAGCCGGTGCTGGCGCGGACGTTCGGCCCGGCGTGGGAGGACTACAAGCGCCGCGTCCCGCGCTGGTTGGGACGGCACACGCCCATCTCGTGATCCTTCGCGCCCGTAAGAGTGCTAAATATCACGTCGTGCGCGGACAACCCCGTGCCACAATGAATCCGAAGGCTTGCGCAGCGCTTTAATCCTGTGAGGATTGCATCGTGGCTGAGACTCAGGTTGACGTGGTGGTCATCGGCGGGGGAATTGCCGGGCTTTCGGCGGCAGCCCACTTGGCCGAAGCCGGCAAGCGCGTCGTGCTGTTCGAGCAGCACGACAAGCCCGGCGGATACTACACGTCGTTCGTGCGCCGCGGCATCATCTTCGACATCACCGCCCACTGGACGGTCGCCCCGGCGGACGTCAACAAGATGCTCGCGGACCTCAACGCGCCGGGCATCGACTTTGTGCACCATCCGTTCATCGGGCAGTACTTCGGCCCCGATTCCAAGCACGGCATCTGGCTCGGCAACGACCGCGAGCGCTTCGTGCGCTCGATCATGCACGCGTATCCAAGCGCTAGCCGAGACTCGATCGATACGCTGATCGATCTGTCGCTCAAGGTCGAAGCCGAGATTGCGGGCGCGCACTTCGCCAGCCCCGAGCTGATGTCTCCGCTGGGCAAGATCGGGATGTTGGTGCAGGTTCCCCTCAAGCTCAGGCGCGTCATGAAGTACGGCAGCATGCCGGCCGAAGAACTCTTGACGTCGCTGTTCCCCGGGGACGCGCTGGCGGGCCTGCGCGCGGCGATGTACATGCTCGCGCCGATCAAAGACTTCAACGCGATCGGGATTCTCCTGTACATAGGCTTCGCGCTGCGGGGCAAAGCGTATCAGCCGCGCGGCGGTGCGATCGCGGCGGCACAGGCGTTCGCTGAAGCGGCACACCACAACGGCGCCCAACTGCGATGCGGCGAAACCGTCACGCAAATCCTCGTCGAAGATCGGCGCGTGCGCGGCGTCGTGCTGCAAAGCGGCGAGGTGGTGAAGGCGGACTGTGTAGTGTCCGCCGCGGACATCCGGCAGACGTTCTTCAACCTCATGGATCGCAACCTCGTCCCGGCAGAGTATCAAGTCAAACTCGAAACGACGCCGATCTCCAGCACGTTTGTCATCGTTTCGCTGGTGGTCGACGCGAAGCCGGCGGACTTCGGCTTCGAGCACATGGACGCCTTTTACACCGATACGGCGGACATCGCGCAGGCGCTGACCCCGGACGACCCCGCCCGATCGCTCGTCTCGATCCAGTTCCCGGAATTCCGGGACGAAACAGCCGATCTATCGCACTACGGCGTACAACTGGTCGCGCTGGCCTCGTTCGACTTCCGCGAGCAGTGGGCCTCCGGTGACGGCCACGCCCGCACCGAGTCGTATCGTGCGATGAAGGAGAAGATTGCGGCGGAACTGATCGCCCGCGCAGAGAAATACTGGCCGGGTCTGCGCGATCACATCGTCGAGATGGACATCGCCACCCCGCTGACGATGCATGCCTACACGCGCAACGATCAAGGCGCGTCGGTCGGGTGGAGCTACACGAGCAAGGAGCGCTGGACACAGCGAGTACCGTTCGTGGAGGGCCTCTATCTTGCCGGGCACTGGGTCGGGCCGTCGGGCGTCTACAACGTGGCGAAGTCCGGCAAGAACGCCGCCGAACTCATCTTGAAAGGCCGATAATCTGGCTCGGCGCGCGACACGCCCTCGCGCCGCGATCCTCAAGCCCATGAAACGCGGACGATCGACACGCGCTGACATAACCATGATCCACACCGAAACGGTCGGCACCGCGCTGCCGGTCGAGCAAATCGATTAGCGTCTCAGGCTGCTCACAGACGATCCGGCGCGCTGAAACGCACCGTGGAGCGCCTTTCAGGCTTATACTGCAACCATGTGGCCGCCGCTGCGCCTTGGCTTCGGTTACCGCTTCGTCTTCGAGCTGCGACAGGAGGGGGTCATTCGCCATGAGCAACTCAACCGTCGAACTAAGCCCGCGAGAACGCGCCATCATCGTGGAAACAGCCGAGCAGGCGATGTGGAGGTCAAGCTGGAACGGCACCCCTGCACAGCTTCGTGAGCAGCTCGACATGCATCTTTACGAGGTGGGAGGGGCATCTGCGACAGTCATCGGCACGTTCCCGGTCGCCTTCTTCAACCGTGTACTTGGCCTCGGGATTCACGAGCCCGCCACGGAGTCGTTGGTGGATGAACTCATCGCCATTTACAGCCAATACGACGTGCCGCGGTCGATCTCGCTCAGCCCGCTCGCGCAGCCATCCGGCGTGGCGGACTGGCTGACAGCTCGCGGATTCAAGCACACGTCAAGCCACGCCAAGGTGCTGCGCGGTCGGGAAGATCCTCCCACCATAGCAACCGACCTCCGGATTGAGCGCGTCGGTCCGCACAACGCGGCGGTGTTTGCACAGGTCAATCGGCACGCGTTCGGAATGCCGGACTGGTACGAGATCATGGCGGAACGCTTGTTTGATCAGGCCAATTTCCACGGCTATATCGCGTATGACGGCGATACGCCTGCCGGTTCGGGCCTTCTGTACGTGTCGGGAGACGTAGGCGGTCTCTACAGCGGCGCCACCCTGCCGGAGTACCGGCGGCGCGGCGCGCAGGGTGCCATCATGGCCCAGCGTATTCGTGACGGTATCGATCTCGGCTGTCGCTGGTTCACAACAGAAACCGATGTGGAGACACCAGACGCCCCCAACCCGTCGTATCACAATATGCTGCGCACCGGCTTTGAGCTCGTCTACGAGCGCCCGACCTACGAGTATCAGCCCGGGGACTAAGCCCTTCGGGCCACATCTGCCGGCCTGTGCTCATGTCACGGTACGCCGTCTACGCCATGCGGATGTCATGATCGCAACGCCGAAACCGGGACAAACGTCACTACACCCATGCCGCGCAGGACAGATACAGTAGAGGCAAGGGAAAAGCGTGGGCACGGCGTTGAGACAGTTCACCGTATGGGGCGCGTTCTGGTCGTGGGCCGGGCGGGTTCCGCTTCGTCAGAAAATCATGGGGATCATCGTCGCCCCGTTGTTGATTCTGGGTCTCACCATCGCATGGTGGGTGTCCAATCAACTGGGCGGATGGTTGTCCTACCTCCTCAGCGAGGAGCGGGTCGCGCAGGCGATGGGCGTCGGCATGCGGTCGGTCGCCCTGATTACGTTCGCCGCGGCGCTGCTGGGCCTCGGGATCGGTTCGTTCCTGACGTGGTTTCTCACGCGCCCGCTGCTCGACATGACGTTCGTCGCCCGCAAGGTCAAAGACGGCGATCTGTCTATTCGCGCGCCGGTGTGGGCCTCCGACGAAATCGGCGAATTGGGCCGCGCCTTCAACGATATGATTGCGAGCCTCGACGCGTCCTACCGCGAGCTTGAGCGCTCCAACACCGAACTCGTACACCGCAATCAAGAACTCGCCGTCCTCTATCAGCTGGCCGACATGGCAAGCAAGTCGTTTGCCATCGACGACGTCGCGTCCGCCGGTCTCCGTCAGGCCATGACCAACGTTGGCGCGTCGGCTGGGCTGATCGTGCTGTTTGCGGGGGAAGATCTCTCGCTGTGCGCGAGCCAAGGCTTGCCCGACGAGTTTGTCGACGCGGCGCGCGAGTGCCTGCCGACCTACGAGTTCGAGCATGACGACCGGTCGCTCGACTGGGGCGGCCTCGTCGTCGTGGCCGTCGAGCAGCAGACCCACCGCGCACCGGAGCTTGCCGAACAGAGCCGCAAGCTGGGCAAGCAAACGCTGCTGCTGGCCCCGATCCACGCGCAAGCCGGCCGCCTCGGCATGCTGGTCCTGCTCCACGACGATCCGTACCGCGCGTCGCAGCTGCACCGGCAGCTCGTCAGCGGTATCTGCAACCAGATCGGCGTGACGGTTCAGAATTATCAACTGTGGGAAGAACTGCGGCGTAAGGAACGCCTGCGCCTTCAACTGCTCAACAAAGTCGTGTCAGCGCAGGAGGAAGAGCGCCAGCGCATCAGCCGCGAGCTGCACGACGAGACCGGTCAGGCGCTCACGTCGCTGCTCGTACAGCTCAAGATCCTCGAGCAAAGCGGCGATGTCACGGACATCCATGCGCGCGTGAGCCGCATCCGGCAGTTGACCCAACAGACGTTGCAAGAAGTCCGGCGGCTGGCAGCGGCGCTGCGGCCGGCGGCGCTCGACGACCTCGGGCTGGTCTCTGCGCTGGAGGGTTACATCTACGACTATGCCGGAAAGTCCAGCATCGCGGTTGACTTCCAGACGCATCACATGGACGACGTTCGTCTGCCCCGCGATATGGAGATCGTGTTATATCGCGTGATTCAGGAATCATTGACGAACGTACTGCGCCATGCCGAAGCCAAGCACGTCGACGTGATGATCGCGCGCGAGGGCAGCACGGTTCGCGCGTCGGTGAAGGACGACGGGCGCGGGTTCGACGCGGATACCGTGATGTCCGGCAAAGAGCGCGGGTTGGGCCTGTTGGGCATGCAGGAGCGCATCGAGCTGCTGGGCGGGCGCTTCCACCTCCAGTCCGGGCGTGGTCGCGGCACGCGAATCGACGTGGAACTGGACGTTCCTGAAGGAGAGTTGGTGGAGAGTCGCCATGTCGGATAAGACGATACGCATTGTCTTGGCAGACGATCATGCCGTGCTGCGGGCGGGGCTGCGCGTCCTGCTTAACGCCGAGCCGGACATTACCGTCGTCGGCGAGGCAGGCGACGGGGCCGAGGCCCTCGCAATCGTCGATCAGCAGACGCCGGATATTCTCGTGCTCGACCTGATGATGCCCAACGTCAAGGGCATCGACATCATCGAGCAGGTCATCCGCAAACACCCTAAGACGCGCGTACTGGTGTTGACGATGCACGCGGAATCGCAGTACATCCGGCATGTCGTCAAGGCTGGCGTGGCCGGCTATGTGCTCAAAAGCAGCGCCGACACCGAACTGATCAAGGCGATCCGCGCCGTGGCATCCGGCCAAAATTACCTGACGCCGGAAGCCACGCAAGTGCTCATGCACGACTACCGCGAATTGGATCGCGACGACGCCGGGGCGGCTCCGCCGTCCGGCCTCGACCTCTTGAGCGAACGCGAGCGCGAAGTCATGGTGATGACGGCACTGGGTTACAGCAGCAGGGAGATCGGCGAGCTGCTGTTCATCAGCCCGAAGTCGGTCGACACTTACCGGCAGCGCCTGATGGACAAACTGCAGCTAGAGAGCCGCGCCGAGCTGGTTCAATACGCGCTCAAGAACGGGATGCTGGAGTCGAAATGAGCGTGCCGCATCCCCCGCAAGCGAACCACCACGTTGTCCGCGTGCGCCGGCGCAGCCTCGCCGAGTGGATGGGGCTGGCGATTTGGGTTGTTCTGCTGGCGATCCTTTTCGAGTACACCGTTGCCAGCATTGGCGAACTTGAATCGCAGGCCGCGGTCGTCGTAGGAGCGCTGTTTCTCGGCTTGCTGTCCGGCGGGATCGTCGTGCAGGTGATGCGCGGGGCGGACGCGCGCAACCGCTACCGTGACGAAAACTACCGGCCTTCAGCCGCGACGACGACCGACCGGGACGTGAAGGAGCAGGACGATGACAGCCGGCAGCAACTCTAGATTAAGCCGTCGCAGCTTCCTCAAGAACATCGGCATGACTGGCGCGGCGATCGGCGTCGCCGGAGTGTCCGGACTCACCGCAGCGGGCAAAACGCTCGGGACGACGATGTCGGGGGGCGTGACGCGCCGTCCGTGGTGGGTACGTCAGGTGAGCGAGCCGACGACCAGCATCGATTGGGACGCCATTCAGCCCTTCAACGCGGCGTCGAATAATCTTGCTACCGACGGGCTGGGCCGCTACGCCAGCGCCGATGAGAACGGGCGGCTCGAAGCGTTGTCGGACGCCAATGCGTTGGCCCGGATGATCGCTGACGAGCCGGGGTATACGCATAAGGACATCGCGCTCTCCAACGCGTTTCGGAATGCGCGCGATCTGACGCCGCGTAGTTTTCTGGGCCCGCGCAGCTCGCCGCGCCCGGAAGATATGGGGGTCGAGCGCTGGCACGGCACGCCGGAGGAGAATACCCGTATCCTCAAGGTCGCCATGCAGCAGATGGGGGCGGCCCTCGTCGGCGTCGTGGAGCTCAACGACCGCACCCGCAAGCTGATCTACGGGGTCGACAACGACGGCAAGCGGATCGAGTTCGAGAACGTCGAACAGGCGTATGAGGACGACGAGAAGCGTGTCATTCCTTACAGCGCGCGCTGGGCCGTCGTGTACGCCGTGCAGATGTCGGAGATCGCGCTGCGCCGCGCGCCGACAAAGATCGCCCAAATGTCCACGGCCGAAGCGTATCAGCGCGGCCTGACGATCCAGAATAACACGCAGGAATTCCTGCGCGGGTTGGGTTATCAGGGCTTGGGCGAGGCTCGGCTAAACGGTCTCGGCATTGCACCGGCGTTTGCCGTACTGGCCGGCTTGGGCGAGCTGTCCCGCCTGAACCGGGTCATCACGCCGGAGTTCGGGCCGATGGTGCGGCTGTTCAAGCTGGTCACCGACCTGCCGCTCGTGCCGGATACCCCCATCGACGCCGGGATCGCACGCTTCTGCCGCGTGTGCAAGAAGTGCGCAGAAGCCTGTCCGCCCAGCGCGCTCAGCTTCGAGACCGACCCGACGTGGGAGCCTGCCGGCGAGTGGAACAGCCGTGGCCATCAGGCGTGGTTCGAGGATTCGCTGCGCTGCAAGCGCTACTGGCTCGAGGAACTCGGCACCAACTGCGGGATCTGCTTCTCCGTCTGCCCCTTCTCCAAGGCCAACCGCAGCTTCATGCACGATCTCGTGCGGATGCAGATCGCCGCGTATCCCGAGCTCGACAACCTCACCCGCAACCTCGACGACGCCTTCGGCTACGGGATTCAGAAAGACCCGGCAAGCTGGTGGGATATCGATCTGCCGGAGTTCGGGATCGACACGCACAAGGACTGAGGACGTGCGGTGGTCACCCCACACAGCGACGTGGCGGACTACCCCGCTGGCCCGCCGGATCGGCAGACGCGGAATCCGTTGAAGTAACTGCGCAGGTTCGGGCCGAAGCGGTTGCGGTGATCGCAGCGGAAAATCTCCGGCTTGCCGTCGTCCCATGAGCCGCCCCGCAGGATGCGCGTTTTGGCCTCGGCGTGAGGATCGCCGCTGTTGGAGTCGTAGTCGGTGACGGTCCACTCCCATACGTTGCCGGCCATATCGACCACCCCGAACGGGCTGTCGCCCTTGCCTTCGTACGCGGTGACGATCGACGCGGCGTCGGACTCGCACGGCGCGACCGAATTCCGGCACCTGCCGCAGTCCCACGCATCGCCCCACGGATAAGCACGGCCGTCGTCGCCCTGCGCGGCGTACTGCCACTGCGGGTCGGTCGGCAGCATGATCGACTCGCCGGTCGTGCTGCTCAGCCAGAGACAGAACGCGACTGCCTCGTACCAGCTCACGCCCACCACCGGCTGATCGGGCACCGACCACTCCGGTTCATGCCAGAAGCGCGGACCGCTCCACTTTTCGGCGGCGCGCGCCTGCCATCCGGCGTTCGTCCACCAGTCATCCTGTTGTATCCGCCGGCTTCCACGAACAACTGGTACTGCGCATTGGTGACCGGATACTTGGCGATCGCGAACGGCTCGCCCGTCCACGCCTTGCCGGAGTCGCCGGGGACCGGCACCCACAGAAACGGCGCCGGCAGCACCATGATGCTGGTCTCGCGCGTCTCGCGGTCGACATCGTCCAGGCGGCGGCGAACCTCGTCCTCGTCTTCGCTGGGGACGGCCGTGATCTCGATGTCGGCGTCGGTTTTGAGGAAGCGTGTGCGCAGCGCTTCCATCGTCGCTTCGAAGTAGTAATGCGAGAACGGCGGGCCGTTCTTGCGGCGGATGATCTCGCGCAGGTCGTCCGGCAGATAGCGCAGCTCGCGCTCGAGGTCGGCGCCTTCGTCGAGGATCGGCACGATATTGCGCCCGAGCCGCACCGCCTCGGCGATCTCGCGCCGGAGCCAGTCGTCGGGGTTAGTGCAGCGCTCCATGGCGCCGGCCGACACCAGCAGTACGAAGTGCGCCCGCGCGCCGATCTGGTTGAGGATGATGCGGTCGAAATCGCCGCTGTCGATGGTGTTGACGTCGAGGAACGCGTCCCAGCCGTTCATCTTGAGGTCTTGATAGATCGACCGTGCCAGATGTTTGCTGGCGGAGCGGCGGTAAGAGATGAAGACCGTTTTCTGATCCACGATCGGGCACCGGAAGGTCGGGGTTCGGATACTCCGATGGTAGTGTAGAGTCGCATTACGCGCTACTTGCGCGGGCGCGAAGGTGGAAGAGCAGGGATTGAACGACAGAGGATGCGGAGGACACAGAGGGGGTGTTGGGGGGGCGGGGGTTCGGCCCGTTTGCGCAATCTCCGCGCGTGTTGTAGGGACGCGATACATCGCGTCCGCCGGGGCGTCCGGAGTTCATCGCACGCGGACAGGATGTATCCTGTCCCTAACCACACCGCGACGATATGCGACCTGTTACGACCGCGACGATATGCGCGACTCTGGGACAACGCGTACATTGT
It encodes the following:
- a CDS encoding reductive dehalogenase, which codes for MTAGSNSRLSRRSFLKNIGMTGAAIGVAGVSGLTAAGKTLGTTMSGGVTRRPWWVRQVSEPTTSIDWDAIQPFNAASNNLATDGLGRYASADENGRLEALSDANALARMIADEPGYTHKDIALSNAFRNARDLTPRSFLGPRSSPRPEDMGVERWHGTPEENTRILKVAMQQMGAALVGVVELNDRTRKLIYGVDNDGKRIEFENVEQAYEDDEKRVIPYSARWAVVYAVQMSEIALRRAPTKIAQMSTAEAYQRGLTIQNNTQEFLRGLGYQGLGEARLNGLGIAPAFAVLAGLGELSRLNRVITPEFGPMVRLFKLVTDLPLVPDTPIDAGIARFCRVCKKCAEACPPSALSFETDPTWEPAGEWNSRGHQAWFEDSLRCKRYWLEELGTNCGICFSVCPFSKANRSFMHDLVRMQIAAYPELDNLTRNLDDAFGYGIQKDPASWWDIDLPEFGIDTHKD
- a CDS encoding isoprenylcysteine carboxylmethyltransferase family protein, which produces MFARAIAAFLMLPGVFMFAVPVVLAAATGPAQIVQPFGLIPVVVGTAGALWCARDFYVRGKGTPAPWMPPTALVIAGLYRYTRNPMYGSGVLIVTGWAIAFGSLVVAGYAALIAVAFHLRLVQYEEPVLARTFGPAWEDYKRRVPRWLGRHTPIS
- a CDS encoding TIR domain-containing protein — encoded protein: MDQKTVFISYRRSASKHLARSIYQDLKMNGWDAFLDVNTIDSGDFDRIILNQIGARAHFVLLVSAGAMERCTNPDDWLRREIAEAVRLGRNIVPILDEGADLERELRYLPDDLREIIRRKNGPPFSHYYFEATMEALRTRFLKTDADIEITAVPSEDEDEVRRRLDDVDRETRETSIMVLPAPFLWVPVPGDSGKAWTGEPFAIAKYPVTNAQYQLFVEAGGYNRMTGGRTPDGRRAPPKSGAVRASGMNRSGRCPISRWWA
- a CDS encoding GNAT family N-acetyltransferase is translated as MSNSTVELSPRERAIIVETAEQAMWRSSWNGTPAQLREQLDMHLYEVGGASATVIGTFPVAFFNRVLGLGIHEPATESLVDELIAIYSQYDVPRSISLSPLAQPSGVADWLTARGFKHTSSHAKVLRGREDPPTIATDLRIERVGPHNAAVFAQVNRHAFGMPDWYEIMAERLFDQANFHGYIAYDGDTPAGSGLLYVSGDVGGLYSGATLPEYRRRGAQGAIMAQRIRDGIDLGCRWFTTETDVETPDAPNPSYHNMLRTGFELVYERPTYEYQPGD
- a CDS encoding NAD(P)/FAD-dependent oxidoreductase; its protein translation is MAETQVDVVVIGGGIAGLSAAAHLAEAGKRVVLFEQHDKPGGYYTSFVRRGIIFDITAHWTVAPADVNKMLADLNAPGIDFVHHPFIGQYFGPDSKHGIWLGNDRERFVRSIMHAYPSASRDSIDTLIDLSLKVEAEIAGAHFASPELMSPLGKIGMLVQVPLKLRRVMKYGSMPAEELLTSLFPGDALAGLRAAMYMLAPIKDFNAIGILLYIGFALRGKAYQPRGGAIAAAQAFAEAAHHNGAQLRCGETVTQILVEDRRVRGVVLQSGEVVKADCVVSAADIRQTFFNLMDRNLVPAEYQVKLETTPISSTFVIVSLVVDAKPADFGFEHMDAFYTDTADIAQALTPDDPARSLVSIQFPEFRDETADLSHYGVQLVALASFDFREQWASGDGHARTESYRAMKEKIAAELIARAEKYWPGLRDHIVEMDIATPLTMHAYTRNDQGASVGWSYTSKERWTQRVPFVEGLYLAGHWVGPSGVYNVAKSGKNAAELILKGR
- a CDS encoding response regulator transcription factor; translated protein: MSDKTIRIVLADDHAVLRAGLRVLLNAEPDITVVGEAGDGAEALAIVDQQTPDILVLDLMMPNVKGIDIIEQVIRKHPKTRVLVLTMHAESQYIRHVVKAGVAGYVLKSSADTELIKAIRAVASGQNYLTPEATQVLMHDYRELDRDDAGAAPPSGLDLLSEREREVMVMTALGYSSREIGELLFISPKSVDTYRQRLMDKLQLESRAELVQYALKNGMLESK
- a CDS encoding HAMP domain-containing protein, whose translation is MGTALRQFTVWGAFWSWAGRVPLRQKIMGIIVAPLLILGLTIAWWVSNQLGGWLSYLLSEERVAQAMGVGMRSVALITFAAALLGLGIGSFLTWFLTRPLLDMTFVARKVKDGDLSIRAPVWASDEIGELGRAFNDMIASLDASYRELERSNTELVHRNQELAVLYQLADMASKSFAIDDVASAGLRQAMTNVGASAGLIVLFAGEDLSLCASQGLPDEFVDAARECLPTYEFEHDDRSLDWGGLVVVAVEQQTHRAPELAEQSRKLGKQTLLLAPIHAQAGRLGMLVLLHDDPYRASQLHRQLVSGICNQIGVTVQNYQLWEELRRKERLRLQLLNKVVSAQEEERQRISRELHDETGQALTSLLVQLKILEQSGDVTDIHARVSRIRQLTQQTLQEVRRLAAALRPAALDDLGLVSALEGYIYDYAGKSSIAVDFQTHHMDDVRLPRDMEIVLYRVIQESLTNVLRHAEAKHVDVMIAREGSTVRASVKDDGRGFDADTVMSGKERGLGLLGMQERIELLGGRFHLQSGRGRGTRIDVELDVPEGELVESRHVG
- a CDS encoding formylglycine-generating enzyme family protein, with translation MPDQPVVGVSWYEAVAFCLWLSSTTGESIMLPTDPQWQYAAQGDDGRAYPWGDAWDCGRCRNSVAPCESDAASIVTAYEGKGDSPFGVVDMAGNVWEWTVTDYDSNSGDPHAEAKTRILRGGSWDDGKPEIFRCDHRNRFGPNLRSYFNGFRVCRSGGPAG